One genomic segment of Sorex araneus isolate mSorAra2 chromosome X, mSorAra2.pri, whole genome shotgun sequence includes these proteins:
- the NAP1L2 gene encoding nucleosome assembly protein 1-like 2, which produces MAEAAEHKELFELAQDEAGTSAMLVETGEPPESGGQPTCGEQPGCGEPAQSGDRPEGGEDVAAAAGPGEEGERGAAAAAESGEDATKGAAAAPNPDPERPKGLIGHFLDTDFVESLPMKVKCRVFALKKLQTRAANLESKFLREFHGIERKFAEMYQPLLEKRRQIINAIYEPTKEECEYRSDSEDYDDDEMYDEEEVHRSKGRIQEYMDDDYGYEEDFYDYAIEEVEDDDSDDDSDDDSDDDSDDDSDDDKEEDPKGIPDFWLTVLKNVDTLTPLIKKYDEPILKLLTDIRVRFSDADEPLSFTLEFHFKPNEYFKNELLTKTYVLKTKLSYYDPHPFRGTAIEYCVGCDIDWNEGKNVTLKTIRKQQKHRIWGTTRTVTEDIPKESFFNYFSPRGISSDDRDGNCDFLLGHNFRTYIIPRSVLFFSGDVLESQQEGVIKEVNDAIYDKIIYDNWMAAIEEVKACYKNLEAMVEDLDR; this is translated from the coding sequence ATGGCCGAGGCCGCCGAGCACAAGGAACTGTTCGAATTAGCCCAGGATGAGGCTGGCACTAGCGCGATGCTGGTGGAGACCGGGGAACCACCCGAGTCCGGGGGACAGCCCACGTGCGGGGAGCAGCCCGGGTGCGGGGAACCAGCCCAGAGCGGGGACCGCCCCGAGGGCGGCGAGGATGTCGCCGCCGCCGCGGGGCCTGGCGAGGAGGGGGAGCGTGGCGCCGCAGCTGCCGCTGAGTCTGGGGAAGATGCGACAAAAGGCGCAGCTGCCGCTCCGAACCCAGACCCAGAGCGTCCGAAAGGACTCATAGGGCATTTCTTAGACACGGATTTCGTGGAGAGCCTGCCGATGAAAGTCAAGTGCCGTGTGTTTGCCCTCAAGAAGTTGCAGACTCGGGCGGCCAATCTAGAATCCAAATTTCTGAGGGAATTTCACGGTATCGAAAGGAAATTTGCTGAAATGTATCAACCCTTACTGGAGAAAAGGCGGCAGATCATTAATGCCATCTATGAGCCTACCAAAGAGGAGTGTGAGTATAGATCAGACTCTGAGGACTATGATGATGACGAGATGTATGATGAAGAAGAGGTGCATAGAAGTAAGGGTAGAATTCAGGAGTACATGGATGACGATTATGGGTATGAGGAAGATTTTTATGATTATGCAATTGAGGAGGTGGAGGATGATGATAGCGATGATGATAGCGATGATGACAGTGacgatgacagtgatgatgacagtgatgatgacaagGAAGAGGATCCTAAAGGAATTCCTGATTTTTGGCTCACTGTCTTAAAAAACGTCGACACACTCACACCTCTGATTAAGAAATACGACGAGCCGATTCTGAAGCTCCTGACCGATATTAGAGTGAGGTTTTCAGATGCCGATGAGCCTCTCAGTTTCACCTTGGAATTCCACTTCAAACCCAATGAATATTTCAAAAATGAGCTGCTCACCAAAACCTATGTGCTGAAGACAAAGCTTTCATATTATGATCCCCATCCCTTCAGGGGAACCGCCATTGAGTATTGCGTAGGCTGCGACATCGACTGGAACGAAGGAAAGAACGTCACTTTGAAAACCATCAGGAAGCAGCAGAAACACCGGATCTGGGGAACAACCCGAACTGTGACTGAAGATATCCCCAAGGAGTCATTCTTCAATTATTTTTCCCCTCGTGGGATCAGTTCAGATGACAGGGATGGAAATTGTGATTTTTTGCTTGGTCATAATTTTCGTACTTACATAATCCCCAGATCTGTGTTGTTCTTTTCAGGTGATGTGCTTGAGTCTCAGCAGGAGGGTGTCATTAAGGAAGTTAATGATGCCATTTACgacaaaattatttatgataattGGATGGCTGCCATTGAGGAGGTAAAAGCCTGTTACAAAAATCTTGAGGCAATGGTCGAAGACCTTGATCGCTAA